The genomic segment tcttcaataaGCGGTGCGATTTAGAAAAACGAATTTAATccaatttctttcatttaatagCTCATagtttattaacaaaaatttgacCGCCTATTGTACTGTAGAAGAAAAACGCGTGGTGACAAAGTATACAATCTACTTCTACTAATGAAAACAAGCACAGAAAACGCGTTGTCGGAAAAGTACTGTGGGTTGCTGAAACCAAACCCTCAAAacagaagatggaacaaagaaaaaaatgctCCTAAAATCGCATAACACATCCAACAAACTTCGTacccaaaaaatatataaaaacgaCGTAATAAAAAAGTGAGCATAAAACAAAATCTGGGAATTTTTTAAACACGAATGCAATAAAAGCAATGATTCTTGGAATGCGAATACTGTCATAGAGAGTGAAATTAGGAAAACGCATCCGCGGGGAAAGggaaaaattataaagtatggTTTCTAAACCCATGAAATTTGGGtttagtaaaaagaaaagaaagggaaggcatatataataaacaatcaTTCCATAAAATATTAGGATTAGTTAAATCAAGTATTTTATTGATGATAAAGAAATGAATGAATGGTGAAGGATGAAGCACTAACTAAACTTCCAGAGGCATCTCTTCTTTATGCATTGTAAAGTGACCCAACTTTAAGGTTaatgtattataataatttgtcTTTATATAGGTTAGAGGTAAATTATTGGGGACGAAAGAAGTGCCCAATTGGCGaatacatttaattattataattaataataaaataagatgtaGTTTACCTGTTGGTTATGGTGGTGGAGGTGTAGCTGTGGCTGAGGCGGCGGCGGAGGCGATGACAGTGTGGGGCGGACAGAGGGAACAAGAGTAGGACTATGCAACTGTCCAAACGCTGAAAACAAACCTCTCACATGCATCGAATCGCGATCCTGCACACgcacaaaaattaactaaaattgtaaccaaaagaataaaataaaaccattcTATAATATGCATGCGCACTGGACCATGATCAGGAAATTCTGGTATGAGAAGATGTAGGATGGTAAAGGTGATGTGTGCTTACGGTGATTGGTGGGGTAGAAGAGGGTGATGAGTTGTTATTATGGAGCGTGAGGTGttgatgatggtggtggtgaTTATTGTGAACGGTGGGATCAACATTAACAACGTCGTCAACTAGGTTTCTGGAATCATGGTGGCTTAGAAAGGCAGATTGCTCCAAATTCAGGCCCAGAGGCATCATTCCACCACCTCTGAGAGCAGCGGCAGTCGGAGTTGTGGACCCCAATTGCAGCATTCCAACGTCAGTGGCTACGGTTCTGCCATATCCAACTGGAGCTTCGGGCACTGCTAAGATCTGTTCGAAGAAATCATCTCCCAACCCCTCCGAGCTACTGTTACCTGCCATCTCCAACAACCACCTAGTGTCTGAAATTATTAAGCCACTCCTTTCTTATTCAGGCATTTGCTGTTTGAAAAACAGCAAGAGCGGAAAACGAGGAAGGTTGTTGCCTTGTCTTGTTGCGGTCTGTGAAAATGGTGGATGGTCCGAAGCCCGATTACCCGGGAATGGAATATGGGTTACGGTTTCCGAGAATGTTTTGCGTTTGTGTCTTCTCCCGTGGAATTTGAGAAGTGAGggaaaaaacaagagaaaaagagagaggatTGGATTTGGCAGTGGTTTGCTTTGGATGGGTCTTTAAATTTCAGAGTTGAAGCTTTTCAGCTTTTGCTTCTTCTGAGTGCTTCTGACCACGCACGGAGTAGAGAAGACAAACCTAGTGCGCTCTGCCTTTATTTACActaacccatatatatatatatatatatatatatatatatatatatatatatatatatatatatatatatatatatatatatatatatatatatatatatatatatatatatatttacattaacaAATCAATCTTCATCAATTATCAttctaaacattttttatattattattaattcataCTAATAATCTacattttatattgttattaattaaaaatgttactccatactatttttttttgttataagatATATAGTATGAAATAACTTTATATAGTCGCTCCATGATTTATAGTCAGGTGTCATTTTAATGTATTTACatataaaactagaaaaaaaattatatataaagatgataaaaaaatatgcttctaatatatttttattacattttttttcaatagcTTTTATAAAGTTTGTTTCATTCCATCATTCATTAAGACTTTATATTTCTCACTTTTATCTATttctttattcaattattttgtaGGGTTTGatcatttaaataaagtttttatcttttattctcttaaagaaaagaagaagaagatatgtGCTTGAAAAAACATGCTAATAGAGAGACGCGTCCACTCACAACAAAAATGTAAGAAAGAATGACCACCATTGTGGACAGATCCAAAACAGCCTGATCAGTGAGAGCAATTTAtctaaaagtaataataaaatgttactatcatataatatatataaatttgtatattttcatgatattatcatttaataaagaaattaatgtgTAATGCAAAATATGGAAGTATAAcatatctatttataatttgaaagttGTACCGTATCtatttatagaaagaaaagtgtcgacactttttaaatatttattatattataacttaatgatatatgtaaattaattaaattaatatataagggaaaaacaattaaagtaataaaaaataacttaatattaatagtaaaaaaatataatacaaaagtaaaaagaaaaaacatataaaaaatttatataaaatattttaaaatagtaactatttctaaaagatttaaaaataatcaattaacaattatattattttaaaaattaactaataattatattatacaaaataaaataaaaataaaaactgtggatatataaaaagagatatctttatatatatagatataaatgATGTAGGTTTGTTCGGTCAgcactaaataaaaaatgataataacgctttttttttaaaaatatttctgtctattaaaatttgtaaattaaaaagagaaaactattaaataaaattttatgtcatcattttttttctgaaaaagtttatttaaaaatatattattattttttcttaaaaagaaaacacaaacgATAATGGTGCTTGTTACGTGCACGCCCACGCAGGCGctcttttttcttccttcactGGATAGAGATTTTGAACCAAACTCACTTTGAGTGTTTTTTTTAGGATTTATCATTTAATGATTAAAAGTTTGAGGTTTAActcaaaattaatgaaaaaaatattgaaaattagtTTAGTATGTAAAGAAGGATAAAAATGTTGTTTACATTAGTTTAATGAAATCTATAATTGAAGTATAATTATGTAGATACAAAAATCTTATATGAAAATGAATGTTGATTGGTGGAGAgtgatataaaaaagaaatgaagtgAGAGTGGTGTACAACGCATCATACTTTTAAAAGAAAGCAGGTCCAATTTCTCACTGTTTTTTTAACCTCCTGCAGTCTAATTCAAGGATAGGTTAttacttcaaaaatatttatctatataactttttttttactaatttatgtaagtgatagttttaaaaaaaaaatatttcaagctataactttatttttagttttcattcTTGTATTTATGTCGTGTTTTGtgatgtcattttttttaattagtgtagtttattcttttataagaaaaataagatagTATTGTGAatttaaacacaattttaataattttcagtttaaactaaaattactgTTATAAACTTTAGTgctttttagttaaatttattttatttttttaatttaggttGAGTTTGATTAAAGCTATTTTGATGTAAATTAAAACtgctaaaaattaaaataatttttcattaactaaatataattgtatattaaaAAGGAGTAAAATACTACGTATATTGTCTGTATGCACATTTTAAGGAGACTAAGCAGCagcatcatcttcctccaaagcctgctctAAAAGCACCTCATCcatctctgctcacatccaagtggataatcattgcaaaagaaagcatatccaagcaaacacaaatacacaagcaagggtgagctagatataaaatcATGTTGTAATAGTCATAAGCAACATGCAAGTAAAGACGAATAtactatactatattatacaaacatgacttgttgcacttaaacttgactcgtccggacttagattGATAGTTGAGCTATGAccggttatgcactcgtggtggcttctactgctttgcaaagtcattgctaatgagtttcaccctaacacactcacgaggttagtcctttatcactcaccttgggccatactggaagcacccaagactaggacctcctgctactcctcaccacatggatcaatcctctctacttgagaatgaaagaccattggagcatcaggaaaacccccaagactgagctaccatgcaaatcattctaaatatactgaaagggcaccaccatgtatcccccTTGAAGATCATGTAATTACGTCCAAAACTAATACTTTCCACTTTAACACTAATATGTtaatgcatacataaacccTTAAAGCAACTGGAACAATTAAGTAAAATAGCATACAGGAATAAATAGGAATATAGGCCGAACAtaaaacatcaacacataatGGGCAAGGCCGAACCCCCTGTGAATGGTGGAGACTGAACGGTATCTCACTTCCCCAAAGgacaggaccgaacggtccataaaTGGTAAGACTGAAGAGTGACCGAACACTATTCAGGACCGCTCACTAagagagaccgaacgctacctacgaccgaacactacttaagAGACCGAATGATACCTGAGATACCGAACGCTACTCAAGAGACTGAACGTTACCTGAGAGACCATCCACTAAGATCGAACGCTaccaagaccacccactaagaccgtACGCTACTTAAGAGACCATCCACTAAGACCGAATGCTACCAAGACCGTACGCTACTTAAGAGACcatccactaagaccgaacgctgccAAGACCACCCATTAAGACCGTACGCTACTTAAGAGACCAAACTCTCCTTAAGAGACTGAACGTTACCTGAGAGACCATCCACTAAGACCAAACGCtaccaagaccgagcactaaggCCGAACGAACTCCacttaagaccgagcactaagaccgaacgctaacaagaccgagcactaaggCCGAACGAACTCCacttaagaccgagcactaagaccgaacgctaacgaGACCGAAaactaaggccgaacgctaacaagaccgagcactaaggTCGAACTCAACTTAAAACCGagcactaagaccgaacgctaacaaAACCAAGCACTAAGGCCGAACTCCacttaagaccgagcactaagaCCAAACGCTAAcgagaccgaacgctaagaccgaacgccCAACAGTGCATGGTCGAACGATTATCAGTTGCGAAActgcataattctacagaaTTTCTATAGAATTATGAACAGCACCTAACACAACCATTcctaaccatttttactaacttttAACACCCTGAATTCTTgttatatacttaattaaactcaTCTAAATGATTCTGAACATTcctactaccattctaaagtgattaagatcAAGTTTTGTCTTTTGAAACATCAATTTCCTCAACTTAAGGACCCAATTTCGATTTTACCACTTCTAACATATTCTAGTCCAGTTTTATGATCCTAATAGGTCATAAATAACTTGCCTAAGATGTCCCAACAGCCCAAATGTGCCCAGAATCCTTACTTCctaaaatcactacctcactttcTCTCAAGTGACCCAAAACCCTTGTAGAATACCAATTTTTCCGTCCCTTCACTGTTACAACATGTCTCTCAGCCCAAACGCATCAACATAGACATTATAGAATTTAAATACATCTCAAAACAGTTTACATACATCACAATCCAATTTCACAGTCATTCAACCCAATACATGCAACTATGTCTTTCCATATCAAAACACAATATCAACAATACAGCAGTACAAAACTCAACATACAGTTCATGCAACCAATTAAAGAAACcttctagctccccttaccttgaaaCTTCTTTGTTCAGCTCAAAGACCCGTAGCTCTAGTACCCCACACGCGAATAATCTAGACATCACCCTACAACCCGCAATGCGGTGATTaagaacaactcttagagctagaatgaaCGGAGGAAAACGTAAAGTAGGGTACACTAGGCAGATGCAACTTGCCCTAGGTCCCAAACAGCGGAGAACACTGAAGAGCTACTTACCCACTGAAGAATGAAAATCTATTTGGATGGTTGCAAAGGCCTCTACGCTGCGGTCACTTGAGCACCACCTAATCCAACATGCAACCACTAAACATGAGggaattgtagagagaaggcagagagaaaTGGAGGAACaagctttttagagagagaatgagaagtTGAGATAATGAACTCAGATCTGAAAAGTCTCTCCTAAGATCATAGTGTCCTTAGTGTTATGGGTCTGACTGCTTCAACATAAGGCCCAACTGCCATATATTTTCAGGCCCTTAcaattaatatcttttatttgaataaaaaagatttgttttttacttatttggagtttattcattcatttcattataaatttaagtaatattttatttatttttatcatgcatattagaattgaaaataaaattttgacgTAAATAAAAAgactaataattttttcaaattggaTGAAACTAAACTCgttataaatgtttttcaatttaCGCAACATTAACAAATGTGTCTATTGGTAAATTGTAAGAAGAACAAACTAAAGAATGAGAGGAAAGAAGTTACAAAGCGtgaaattttctataattacaCCATCTACCGTTTAATCAGATTATGTTGTTCATTTTCATCCATCAAATTTGGAATTTGTTAGCTTTTGGacatcaaatttataatttttttagtatacatttgaaaattataCATCTATACATGATTTATTTCTCTCAACAAGGTAGTTATCTCTTCATAGTACTCATGTCCTACTTATAATATATGTTCTACTTTCATGTCTGATTGAATAAgtcaaaatttatttctttcagaTGGTTTTGATGAGAATTCGTATAAGCATGACTCATATTCcttaaataaatcatattattaaCTCCCATAAGTTAATGTTGTgacaaaaattgattttttatattcatattttgtttttgttcattaGAGGTTGAGCgcatttttctaattaaatttgatttaaccaataaataaatagtgaAAACTCTAATACTATACGATAAAGTATTTATTGAATTCCATGACAAAAACAATACACTTAATGAGTTAACAAATACATATTAGAATTAAATGTTGAATATATTTGGTAAAGTTAAAAATTACCAATAGTGTATTGGTTGATCTAGTCTTTCAACCCTCTCCACTTATGGATAcaaacatcatcatcattacTTTCGGAgacaatttcaatttcaaacacatctattaatatttatatatatatatatatatatatatatatatatatatatatatatatatatatatatatatacatcatattattttattttattaaattaaaatttaatttttgtaataatttttattattttataaattgatatatagattacttattattttattgaattttaaatattatttaaaatatttaaacttaaagtAAGTTCattcaaaattacaattatttatattttaaagacaaaattcaATTCCAGAATTATAAATCAggaactaaaaaatattttaaaccttAAGAAAATACGATAAGAAACAGGTTTTCCGATAATTTTTTGCCATAAAGAAGGTACGAAACAATCCTTTTTacgttgaaaaaaataatacaataaaatcgTCATCTTACTCTTacagaataataaatattttaaaaacataattaaaatcaaCCAAACAGatcttttgaatttaaaaaacgaCTATAATATCTTGTGACACACCAAATAAAATTTgaccatttaaaataataatattttaattctatttattttattttttaatttaaaattctaatacaggttattatattattactacagtaaaatatttcttttcctATCCTGTAGTCTGtttaatagaaattaaagattaaacgCAATTTAAACTCTTATTCGTTTATCTTTCGATgtcttctaaaaataaaaacataatgtataaaactacaaaacttaaaaacaaaatcataactataaaactctaaactataaaatagacaatatcttaaatatacaatatctaaatttgaaatcataACATTAACAATCCCATAATTGACTTTAAAGATGTCTCAACGACTTGGAATTATAATATTAACGTCCACAGTAAAGTTCACAATGAGATTCTAAGACATTTATCCTTAAACTCTTCATTGGAAACTCCAAAACGAACTTGTTATCAGATCAGATGTcatagtattatttttctttcaaaaactcCGTAACTGTCAAAATGATTGCCAGAGatcataattttcaaatatgaaaaGACTTGTGTAagatatattttcaaatacgaACTTCCCTTATTGTTACACTCAGTTTATTCAGACTCCTCGACTTTCTGTAAGACAAAATGGGATCATATTGGAACTTACCTGGGGGAAATCGTAGGCATTGAGAACTATTAAAACTTAGCGGctgtaaaatatatttcatcCTTTTTTTTGGAAAAGAACAAGAGGCGAAGTGCACTAATTGAATCCAGACTCATGTGATCCATCAAATTGATGTACAGTGTATTCCAGATGAATATGGCTTTAGTTATAAATAACTAGCAGAAATAACTGTTTGATAATAACTTTCTGGTGAAGCATCCAAGAGATTTGGCTACTTACTGCTCCCCATTAGAGGGAGGTCCACAGGAATCCACACCACCACGAATCCGCTTCTGAAGATGTTCCAAGCTAGCTACCCGCTGCAGGGAAGAAGTTTGACCCATCTTGTTCCCACCTGCCACTGCTGCAGGGTTCTGCTGCACATTTTCAATTGAAGACATGCCCGCCAACCCATCGTTGACTATCGGATCATGACTGGGAATAGGATTATTAGATGTGGGTTGATAGAAGTGATGATGATCATCTTGCACAGGAACAGCTGCATCTGCTGAAGTGTCTGAAGGGCTTCTTCCATCAAATAACGTCATGCCCAATGGTGACATGTCAGACATGGCATGAACCATTGGATTCAACCCGGTAATTCTTTTGACGGTCTCTTCAGCCATCTTCACCTACAAATGAAAACAACAAGGCAGGCAATAACAAAAACATATCAGATCTTTTTGTCAATCCAGGTGAAGCAATTGGCAATGTAACTTTTAATGTAGATTCTCTTCACTGTGAAAAAATATGATCGGACACCATTCTTCATCCAACCGATGGAATTTGAGAAAGAGCCTGTAGGTTTGCGCCTAATAGATTTAAGTTAGGCCAAGTATAAAGTAGGACCATTACCTTTGCTCTTAATGTTTCCACATCAGCTTTTAAAACTCTGTTGTCAACAGCAGATTCACTGTATTTCTGACTTACATCAGTAAGGCGCTTCAACAAGGTAGAATTTTCACCTCTTAATTGAGAAACCTATGATGATAGAATAAAATGTCATAAAGCACCTATGTTTTCATGTGAGGACTAATCATCTAACACACATGAGGGCGGAGGAGAAACAATTcaattctataaaataaaataaaatacacaaaCCTGTGTTTCTAGGTCAGTTAAATGAGCCTGCTTTCTTCTTCTAGAGCGCCGGGCAGACTCCCTATTGGATAGCATCCTGAGATATAAATGTTATTAGACAATGACCGAAATAGAATTTGTTCCCTAGTAGAACAAATCAATATCTAACACTAAAAAGAGGGTAAAACTGGAATCCTATCTTTGAAAAAAAAGGCTGTTCAGTAAGACTTGCAACCAATATGAAATTTGTTCAATCCTACCGTATAAACGAGGAAGTACATAATCCGTTTAAGAACAATGTAACAACCTCCAGGGTTCCACATCTTCACATCTGAAGTTTCATAGGAAAAATGTTCAGGCATTTTTTTTCACAGATTATTACAATTTGTAGGGAAAAAAATGGAGTAAACAGCATCACTCTTGTTTAACGTAATACTTTTTCTGGCATGCCGCCAATCACTTAGTTTACAAGGCAGGAGCTGGCAAATCCTATGAGTAAACAAAACACCTAACCACTCTGAACCAAGGTAGTTGAATCAGAATTCAAATTATAGTTGTAACAAAAAAGTGTTCCTTGTTTTGCTTACAAATCAGAATGGAGCAAGTATTTTACTACGGCtttataatagattattttGGGTTTAATAACTTATTGTGTCAcacaatttattcattttttcaaTTTCGTCCTATAGTTATTAAAAGTTTCAATTGGTCCACCTTAATGAAATTCGCTAATTTTTTCCCTTCATTAACACCGTCTATATGCCTGACGGAAGAATACATTATGATCTCTTTAAGGTGGATATTGCagttaaaataagttaatttaatatttaaatattgaaatcgGAAATTTTTAAAAGCCCGTGGTCTGCATGTGCAAGAAAGCCCATTGCAACTTTAAATTAAGAACATCTCTATTGCTGAAAGCTAATATAACAAAACTTGAGACTGTAGGTCTTAAAGAAGACCCTGGGTCATAAGAACATAAAATCATTTTTCccacaaaaagtaaattaaaaccTTGTAATGACTCTAACAATGGAGGTGACCTTAAAACATGGGTTACAGTTCACAATCAACAATTGGGAAGTAAGCGGCACAGTTCCCATTACATTTCGACAGCCATGTGCTCCAAACAACACATAAATGAACTCAATTCAAGTAAAATCCACAAAAAACCCATCATTGAAAACCACAAAATCTATccaaaacaccaaaatcaatCAATCCACCAATGAACTCAATCAAACACAGATTCAAAATCCCATAAAATTCTCAACACCCGTAATTCACCCTAAAAAAGGAAAccccaaaataaaaatcacacaaTATCAATGAGCACAAAAATCTTTGAATTGGGaaataataaatcaaacatGCCGGAATAGCATAGAGAGCAGAAAAAGGGTTTTgtgaattaagaaaaagaaacgGACGTAAAAGATAGAAAAAGAGACTAAGAAAGAGATAAGCAACCAATTACCCTAAAGAGGAAAGGAACATTCTTCTCAAGTCATCTCCATTGCAAAAGTCAATGAAGGAAgtcttaatttacttttatgaaTCTCACTGTCacatcactttcaaaatttccgaTACAAGGGTTTTCATAAAACCTgcatttcaataatttttaaggCAGaagaatatttcttttatttttataatcacgagtcttaaattttatatcatgACAGCATACTCTAATACGAAGATCTTATAAGACACATTTTAAACTTATGACGCTGCAAAAGAGATGCCCTCATAAACCAAATACCCCGGCAACCCTAAGCCAAATGAAGAAGAGCACCTCCACCGAATCCCATGAATACCAACAGTTTTTAGAGAGCTCATTAATCCTTAACGGACACATCAACAATAATAACATCATGTTCGCATTGCTTAAACACTGTTTCCATCAGATTAACAGAATGGCAAACAGTGacctattttgtaaaaaactgAGACCAAATTGAGGCTTTCAACAATTGggtaacaaaattttgaaaaaacaaaagcgGAACTAAATAAGTAAATAAGCCTAGACtttaagataaaaagataacaacCAGTAATTGGGAATCCACGCACGGCATATGCAACACAAGTTAGAACTGCAGCACATGATTTGTCCACCCAGCGCTCTGGCTGctgttttttccttctttttttttttttattttagcaGCAGAAAATGCCGCTCATACCAGGGGTGACAGCCTCAGAAAAGTAGTTGAATGTAACAACTCCTTCTGAGGCCTAACAGAACTTACGTATGACAAGTGTTACACTTCTCCAGATCGCAATTACTGCGATTCAGGTATGAATCATGATGTGattcaaatatgaaaatgatTTGCTCACTGATTGTATCACCAGATGCTTGAATCATATGGAATCGCACTTACTGTATTGCAAATCATGCAACACTAATGAGCGTTCTGTGAGCACAATCACATGATATTACATTTAATTCCTGCGTATAAAAGAAGTACCAGcattttatacaataaaaacatgCAATTTTTAGAATATCGTTACCTCCTTACTCTTTTTGCATCAGCTGGGTCCATGTCGTTCATAGATGTCTCTCCCtcagcatcatcatcatctgacAGTTCTCTTGATGATCCACTTGTTGATGGTCTAACTGCAACAACAGGTTTCTTT from the Vigna angularis cultivar LongXiaoDou No.4 chromosome 3, ASM1680809v1, whole genome shotgun sequence genome contains:
- the LOC108345833 gene encoding light-inducible protein CPRF2; protein product: MDRVFSSVDEISDHFWPSPPIPVSAADEASKMSRSASEWAFQRFIQEASAPSPPSPSSATTATSAAATDVVFVEIDDHPKPAPAPPQNAAVLPNAPVPVPLDSDEYQAFLKSKLNLACAAVAMTRASLAKSQEPAPFSDGGSQPIDPSQVGSQTTSKGSIPSGNDPSKLQDKDTKVPVGMPSIPSTQKKPVVAVRPSTSGSSRELSDDDDAEGETSMNDMDPADAKRVRRMLSNRESARRSRRRKQAHLTDLETQVSQLRGENSTLLKRLTDVSQKYSESAVDNRVLKADVETLRAKVKMAEETVKRITGLNPMVHAMSDMSPLGMTLFDGRSPSDTSADAAVPVQDDHHHFYQPTSNNPIPSHDPIVNDGLAGMSSIENVQQNPAAVAGGNKMGQTSSLQRVASLEHLQKRIRGGVDSCGPPSNGEQ